From Pelagicoccus albus, the proteins below share one genomic window:
- the mutL gene encoding DNA mismatch repair endonuclease MutL, with translation MAKVRLLPDHVANQIAAGEVIERPASVVKELVENSIDAGATRIEVEFRSGGTSLMRIEDNGGGMSHDDALLALERHATSKIEKVKDLDGLTTMGFRGEALPSIASVSRFLLQSREASSDSGTEVLIDGGKMIHVRDCGMPQGTRMTITKLFNTVPARRKFLKSKTTESAHIVQCVRLYALAHPEIGFNLLDDGRSLFQSPACSSLKSRIAEIFGKQIANNLIEVDASEDGMRLRGLIGKPSLSRSSRHEMLFFVNNRPIENKTLSYALVESYYGHIPKGRYPVAFLFLDLDPKRVDVNVHPAKREIRFRDEAKTRGFAVRTLLEALREDADSYQNVKPVEVRLPKKSFEAESVSIERPQIKDTPPVRDSVKPKRRLVASNEEPAITGPRSEPQAERPASTPPKVEPTPASPTPTPPPAEAESPQPESQARNWNYLGWAQGEFATFDTGAGVVLLNVRAAQQRILYEQLIREFASESIRCQKLLLAQPVELDPLSSATLEDNLSFFEKLGFEIAPFGRNFFRIEGTPTWQQDEDAEEFVKEILALLRQGSLSGQQEGVAVEMIAKKAASKLRRPNKEPSESDIDSLLDKLFACEKPLTDPEGRPSLIEITTGEIDKRFQRRNRRKQDELF, from the coding sequence ATGGCTAAAGTTAGGCTACTTCCAGACCACGTTGCCAACCAGATAGCAGCGGGTGAGGTCATCGAGCGTCCGGCGTCGGTCGTTAAGGAGCTTGTGGAAAACAGTATCGACGCGGGGGCTACGCGTATCGAGGTGGAGTTCCGCAGCGGAGGTACCAGCCTTATGCGCATCGAAGACAACGGTGGCGGCATGAGTCACGATGACGCCTTGCTCGCTCTCGAACGTCACGCCACCAGCAAAATCGAGAAGGTGAAAGATCTCGATGGCCTGACCACCATGGGATTTCGCGGAGAAGCCCTCCCTTCGATCGCCTCTGTATCCAGGTTCTTGCTGCAAAGCCGAGAAGCCTCGTCCGATAGCGGAACCGAAGTTTTGATCGATGGAGGGAAAATGATCCACGTGCGTGATTGCGGCATGCCACAGGGTACGCGGATGACCATTACCAAGCTTTTCAACACGGTCCCTGCTCGGAGGAAGTTTCTCAAAAGCAAGACCACAGAATCAGCTCACATCGTACAGTGCGTACGCCTGTACGCCTTGGCGCATCCGGAAATTGGATTCAATCTTTTGGATGATGGCCGGTCTCTATTTCAGTCGCCCGCTTGCAGCTCTCTGAAGAGCCGTATCGCCGAGATTTTCGGAAAGCAAATAGCCAACAATCTCATCGAGGTGGATGCCTCGGAGGATGGCATGCGACTGCGAGGTCTGATCGGTAAGCCGAGTTTGTCCCGCTCTAGCCGCCACGAAATGCTGTTTTTCGTGAACAACCGACCTATCGAAAACAAGACGCTGAGCTATGCTTTGGTGGAGTCCTACTATGGTCATATACCCAAAGGTCGCTACCCGGTAGCCTTTCTTTTTCTCGATTTGGATCCCAAGCGGGTCGACGTAAACGTACACCCTGCCAAGCGTGAGATTCGTTTCCGGGATGAAGCGAAAACGCGAGGGTTCGCAGTTCGGACTTTATTGGAGGCCTTGCGAGAGGACGCGGACAGCTACCAAAACGTTAAACCCGTGGAAGTGCGGCTGCCCAAAAAATCGTTTGAAGCGGAAAGCGTTTCGATTGAGCGACCCCAAATTAAGGATACGCCGCCGGTTCGAGATTCGGTTAAACCTAAACGACGACTGGTCGCATCGAACGAAGAGCCCGCAATAACGGGTCCTCGCAGCGAACCTCAAGCAGAACGACCCGCATCGACTCCGCCAAAGGTCGAGCCTACTCCCGCTTCTCCAACTCCAACTCCGCCTCCTGCCGAAGCAGAAAGCCCGCAGCCGGAATCCCAGGCTCGGAATTGGAATTACCTTGGTTGGGCTCAAGGTGAGTTTGCCACCTTTGATACTGGAGCGGGAGTTGTTCTTCTGAATGTGAGAGCAGCCCAACAACGCATCCTATACGAGCAGTTGATACGTGAGTTCGCTTCCGAATCCATTCGTTGCCAGAAGTTGCTTTTAGCTCAGCCCGTAGAGCTTGATCCATTGAGTTCCGCCACGCTGGAGGACAATTTGAGTTTCTTCGAAAAGCTGGGCTTTGAAATTGCTCCATTCGGGCGAAATTTTTTCCGTATCGAAGGAACCCCTACATGGCAGCAGGACGAGGACGCGGAAGAATTCGTAAAAGAAATCCTAGCCCTTTTGCGCCAAGGCAGCCTGAGCGGTCAGCAGGAAGGCGTAGCGGTGGAAATGATTGCCAAGAAGGCGGCCTCGAAGCTACGGCGTCCCAATAAAGAACCGAGCGAGTCTGATATCGACAGCCTCCTCGATAAACTATTCGCCTGTGAAAAACCGCTTACTGACCCGGAAGGAAGGCCGTCCCTCATCGAGATCACCACAGGCGAGATCGATAAGCGATTCCAGCGGCGAAACCGCCGCAAGCAAGACGAACTCTTTTAG
- a CDS encoding ExbD/TolR family protein has product MAIKLQGGPKRRKVAGISMAPMIDMVFLLLVFFMTASAMSQAGSKLELDLPESSNSKVARDFSNRLIVSIDGEGHVFLGSAPLSDKLLRTTLQDFRDNSPGGKLSIRASKETAFSSIKRVMSLAAEAGIDDFLYATYESGVAKP; this is encoded by the coding sequence ATGGCGATCAAACTACAAGGTGGCCCCAAACGCAGGAAGGTGGCCGGCATCTCCATGGCTCCCATGATTGATATGGTTTTCCTGCTGCTCGTTTTTTTCATGACCGCGAGTGCCATGTCGCAGGCCGGTTCCAAGCTCGAGCTGGATTTGCCAGAGTCGTCCAATTCAAAGGTCGCTCGCGACTTCTCCAATCGCCTCATCGTCAGCATCGATGGGGAAGGGCACGTGTTTTTGGGATCAGCCCCTCTTTCGGACAAGTTGCTGCGAACGACTTTGCAGGATTTCCGCGATAATTCCCCGGGTGGAAAACTATCCATCAGGGCCTCTAAAGAGACTGCCTTTTCGTCGATCAAACGGGTGATGAGCCTGGCAGCGGAAGCGGGGATTGATGATTTCCTTTACGCCACCTACGAGAGCGGAGTCGCGAAACCATGA
- a CDS encoding HepT-like ribonuclease domain-containing protein produces the protein MPHSTRKLLLDISLSCEEISGFIKGRDFEDFSKNRLLQLALEREFGIIGEALARLERID, from the coding sequence ATGCCGCATAGCACAAGGAAGCTTCTCTTGGACATTTCTCTTTCCTGTGAAGAGATTTCAGGTTTCATCAAAGGAAGAGATTTCGAGGACTTCTCGAAGAATCGATTGCTTCAGCTAGCACTCGAACGGGAATTCGGAATCATCGGAGAGGCATTGGCTAGGCTCGAAAGAATTGATTAG
- a CDS encoding ExbD/TolR family protein has product MSIRIKREDAPREASELPVAPMIDVVFLLLVYFMVSSSIQKQEADIGFSLPATVETSEPVPFSDQQIIVIDSDGRPWVNGYAYDDPGEGSYLKLAQMLSRYRQAAEASQSKANVSIAPSDATAHQMVVKVMDACQIAGLSSVSFLSES; this is encoded by the coding sequence ATGAGTATTCGAATCAAGCGAGAAGACGCGCCGCGGGAAGCCTCGGAATTACCCGTGGCTCCCATGATAGATGTCGTATTTCTCTTGCTCGTCTACTTCATGGTCAGCTCTAGCATCCAAAAGCAGGAGGCCGATATCGGTTTTTCGCTGCCTGCAACGGTGGAAACGTCCGAACCGGTCCCGTTTTCCGACCAGCAGATTATTGTGATCGATAGCGATGGAAGGCCGTGGGTGAATGGCTACGCCTACGATGATCCAGGAGAGGGCAGCTATCTAAAATTGGCTCAAATGCTTAGCCGCTATCGTCAGGCAGCTGAGGCCAGTCAGTCCAAGGCAAACGTGTCCATCGCACCTTCCGATGCCACAGCTCATCAGATGGTGGTCAAAGTCATGGACGCTTGCCAAATTGCTGGCCTGAGCTCGGTGAGTTTCCTCTCCGAGAGCTGA
- a CDS encoding pyridoxamine 5'-phosphate oxidase family protein: MDSEQREELEWAKEELQLLKENVRSCILATASSQGVPLSSYAPVFIDESGCFLVYVSAMAKHYAHLKKGKLASVSLIEDEATSDELFARKRLSVDCEAVLIPRDSDAWESGISSLQKRHGEIVGYLRDLTDFDLFSLKPSSGRLVLGFGKAYQISGMELDQVSFLGAGGHRSKS; encoded by the coding sequence GTGGATTCAGAACAACGGGAAGAACTCGAATGGGCGAAAGAGGAACTTCAGCTTCTGAAGGAAAACGTCCGCAGCTGTATTTTGGCGACTGCTTCATCTCAGGGTGTGCCGCTATCAAGTTACGCCCCAGTATTCATCGACGAAAGTGGCTGCTTCTTGGTATACGTAAGCGCCATGGCCAAGCATTACGCCCACCTCAAAAAAGGCAAACTCGCCAGTGTGAGTTTGATAGAGGACGAGGCCACTTCAGATGAGTTGTTCGCTCGGAAGAGATTAAGCGTCGATTGCGAGGCTGTCTTGATCCCAAGAGATTCCGACGCTTGGGAATCCGGCATATCTAGCCTACAGAAGAGGCATGGCGAGATCGTTGGCTACCTGAGGGACCTCACAGATTTCGACCTTTTTTCCCTGAAGCCCTCATCTGGAAGACTGGTTTTAGGCTTTGGTAAAGCCTACCAAATCTCTGGAATGGAGCTAGATCAGGTTTCTTTTCTAGGGGCTGGAGGCCACCGAAGTAAATCTTAG
- a CDS encoding 3-keto-disaccharide hydrolase, which yields MRAILSAIRLHLCLAVVLAMYPICMRGEDAWISLFNGESLAGWTANENSETWKVEDGAIVAYGVRSHLFYTGSVEGGQFKNFEFQAEVKASPGSNSGIYFHTEFQEEGWPAQGYECQIYDGPIFPVELGQYVERKMTGSIYAVRNTWISPSSGLDTFTYRIRVVGKTIQTFINDELICEYTESVKPWREDDKSKRLLGSGTFALQAHDPGSRVEFRSLQVRPLPNAAVLDGESLEDAELDWLASSFANDNKPLIDIGFSKDELEANTSLGMAARKLGFTLISIDESDLPSDVAVIEGRDPDAILAKLKRAKTSGKRIVFSSAGSGRIDLEKIKLWLTLTERVGFDWGEFWVPN from the coding sequence ATGCGTGCAATTCTTTCCGCGATCCGACTCCATCTCTGCCTAGCTGTCGTTTTGGCGATGTATCCCATTTGTATGCGAGGCGAAGATGCTTGGATCTCGCTGTTCAACGGCGAATCTCTAGCAGGTTGGACCGCAAACGAAAATTCGGAAACCTGGAAGGTGGAAGATGGGGCAATCGTGGCATACGGAGTCCGCTCCCATCTTTTTTATACAGGCTCGGTCGAAGGCGGACAGTTTAAGAACTTCGAGTTTCAAGCGGAGGTGAAAGCCAGCCCCGGATCTAACTCGGGTATCTATTTCCACACTGAATTCCAAGAGGAGGGGTGGCCCGCCCAAGGTTACGAGTGCCAAATTTACGACGGCCCTATTTTTCCTGTTGAGCTTGGCCAATACGTGGAACGCAAGATGACCGGGAGTATTTACGCTGTTCGTAACACCTGGATTTCTCCAAGCTCAGGGCTGGACACATTTACCTACCGAATCCGAGTAGTTGGTAAGACGATACAGACGTTCATCAATGATGAGCTGATATGTGAATACACGGAAAGTGTTAAGCCTTGGAGGGAAGACGATAAATCTAAACGGCTTCTCGGATCAGGAACGTTTGCCCTTCAGGCGCACGACCCAGGAAGTCGGGTTGAGTTCAGAAGTCTACAGGTGCGGCCTTTGCCGAATGCGGCAGTGTTAGATGGCGAATCACTTGAGGACGCGGAGCTCGATTGGCTGGCGAGTTCGTTCGCCAATGATAACAAACCCTTGATCGATATCGGGTTTTCCAAAGACGAGCTGGAAGCGAACACGAGCTTGGGGATGGCAGCACGTAAGCTGGGATTCACTTTGATTAGCATCGATGAGAGTGATCTTCCTTCTGATGTTGCCGTAATCGAGGGGAGGGATCCTGACGCAATATTGGCCAAGCTAAAGAGGGCCAAGACTTCGGGGAAACGGATCGTTTTTAGTTCAGCTGGGAGCGGCAGGATCGATCTTGAGAAGATCAAACTCTGGTTGACGCTTACTGAGCGAGTTGGATTCGATTGGGGTGAGTTCTGGGTTCCAAATTAA
- a CDS encoding SDR family oxidoreductase: MAMILVTGASRGIGLELACQYAEAGNTVLATCREPETANALAHLAESHPNVEVQPLDVVDPLSVLSLASLVRKRGENLDVLINNAGILVQEKFGEWTADAFSATMETNVVGPALVMQAFAELVNEGGKIINVSSAMGSFGINMEAGGLTSSYATSKAALNMLVRQVAPGLLAKGVITVSFSPGWVKTEMGGPEANLSVRESVESLIRAFGNLGPEQAGQFLDYTGLPLPW; this comes from the coding sequence ATGGCTATGATTCTTGTTACAGGTGCCAGTCGAGGGATTGGTTTGGAGTTGGCATGCCAATACGCGGAAGCGGGCAATACCGTTTTGGCAACTTGCAGGGAACCGGAGACGGCCAACGCTCTTGCCCACCTGGCAGAGAGTCACCCGAACGTTGAGGTTCAGCCACTAGACGTTGTGGATCCCCTATCGGTTCTTTCCCTGGCTAGTCTAGTGCGAAAGCGAGGCGAAAACTTGGATGTTCTGATCAACAACGCGGGGATCTTGGTCCAAGAAAAGTTCGGGGAATGGACGGCGGATGCATTCTCGGCCACCATGGAGACAAATGTGGTTGGCCCTGCGCTCGTCATGCAAGCGTTTGCCGAGTTGGTTAACGAAGGGGGCAAGATAATCAACGTATCCTCCGCCATGGGATCTTTCGGAATAAATATGGAGGCTGGCGGGTTGACGAGCTCTTACGCCACCAGCAAGGCCGCTCTAAACATGCTCGTCAGGCAAGTCGCTCCCGGCTTGCTCGCAAAGGGAGTGATAACCGTCTCTTTTAGTCCCGGTTGGGTTAAAACGGAAATGGGTGGACCAGAGGCAAACCTCTCCGTGCGGGAATCGGTAGAGAGCTTGATCAGGGCTTTCGGGAATCTTGGTCCCGAACAGGCGGGTCAATTCCTTGATTATACCGGTTTGCCGCTACCCTGGTAG
- a CDS encoding type II toxin-antitoxin system RelE/ParE family toxin, whose translation MRYELIVRNEAQSDIREIVRWYEKKEKGLGNYFLLCLDASLESLKRFPTAARIIRHEYRRLFVRKFPVGVYYIVQEDKVFIDVVEPFSRNPSRLEQKLKEG comes from the coding sequence ATGAGATATGAGCTGATCGTACGAAACGAAGCTCAATCAGACATCCGAGAAATCGTACGTTGGTACGAAAAGAAGGAAAAGGGACTCGGGAATTACTTCCTCCTGTGTCTAGATGCTTCCCTCGAATCACTGAAGCGTTTCCCCACTGCCGCAAGGATCATTCGTCACGAATACCGTAGACTCTTTGTTCGCAAGTTCCCCGTCGGGGTCTACTACATAGTTCAAGAGGACAAGGTCTTCATCGATGTAGTAGAGCCGTTTTCGCGAAATCCCAGCCGACTCGAACAAAAGCTAAAAGAAGGCTAA
- the argH gene encoding argininosuccinate lyase has protein sequence MANKAQATWGGRFSKGPAELMLAFSESVSFDKRLAPYDIEVNKAHTAMLQSIGLLTKKELREIHKGLATLEKMIAKGELEWKAEFEDVHMNIEQALTAITPAAAKMHTARSRNDQVATDVRLFFKDACSQVVGKLETLLKVLLSIAEKNQAVFIPGYTHLQRAQPVSIAHHLLAYVEMFGRDVKRFQEVLENANWCPLGSGAIAGTTLPIDREFTAKALGFVDKRGRPQVTRNSMDSVADRDLFLDFAHACSVAATHISRVAEDVIIWNSSEFGYVELPDAFCTGSSLMPQKKNPDSLEILRGKSGRIIGNEQSLFVMVKGLPLTYNRDLQEDKPQVFDSFDQLMISLDVLAGTVEGMEFRLNKCEAAVSDPALLATDLADYLVEKGVAFRDAHHVVGALVALAEKLECPLNEVPNEKAKALHPKMGDDWISVFDLARAMKVREGIGMPGPKQIRKQLTRWKKQLA, from the coding sequence ATGGCCAATAAAGCTCAAGCTACCTGGGGTGGACGTTTCTCGAAAGGGCCAGCAGAATTGATGCTGGCCTTTAGCGAATCCGTATCTTTCGACAAGCGACTCGCCCCTTATGATATCGAAGTCAACAAGGCTCACACCGCTATGCTGCAGAGCATCGGATTGCTGACCAAAAAGGAGCTTCGAGAGATCCACAAGGGCCTCGCGACTCTGGAGAAGATGATCGCAAAGGGTGAGCTGGAGTGGAAAGCGGAGTTTGAGGATGTTCACATGAATATCGAGCAGGCTCTTACAGCGATCACGCCAGCGGCGGCCAAAATGCACACCGCGAGAAGTCGTAACGACCAAGTGGCCACCGATGTTCGCTTGTTCTTCAAGGACGCCTGTTCGCAAGTTGTCGGAAAACTCGAGACCTTGTTGAAGGTACTGCTCTCGATCGCAGAGAAAAACCAAGCAGTATTTATCCCTGGATACACTCACTTGCAGAGAGCACAGCCAGTATCAATCGCTCACCACCTGCTGGCTTACGTCGAGATGTTTGGACGTGATGTCAAGCGTTTCCAGGAAGTTTTGGAAAATGCCAATTGGTGCCCACTTGGCTCCGGAGCGATTGCGGGAACCACACTACCCATTGACCGGGAATTCACGGCCAAGGCCCTCGGCTTCGTAGACAAGAGAGGTCGTCCGCAAGTCACTCGAAATTCTATGGATTCCGTAGCGGATAGGGATTTGTTTCTCGATTTCGCCCACGCCTGCTCGGTTGCCGCAACTCATATCTCTCGTGTAGCGGAAGACGTGATTATTTGGAATTCATCGGAATTTGGATACGTCGAGTTGCCAGACGCGTTTTGCACTGGCTCGAGCCTGATGCCGCAAAAGAAAAACCCGGACTCGCTGGAGATCTTGAGAGGGAAATCGGGACGTATCATCGGCAATGAGCAATCGCTGTTCGTAATGGTGAAGGGGCTTCCATTGACCTACAATCGAGATTTGCAGGAGGACAAGCCACAGGTTTTCGATAGCTTCGATCAATTAATGATCAGTTTGGACGTGCTTGCTGGAACCGTGGAAGGTATGGAATTCCGTTTGAACAAGTGCGAAGCGGCCGTATCGGATCCTGCTTTGCTCGCGACGGATTTGGCGGATTATCTCGTGGAAAAGGGAGTTGCCTTCCGCGATGCCCACCACGTGGTCGGCGCTTTAGTGGCTCTGGCTGAGAAGCTTGAATGTCCGCTGAACGAAGTGCCCAACGAGAAGGCAAAAGCTTTGCATCCAAAAATGGGTGACGACTGGATTAGCGTATTCGATTTGGCTCGTGCGATGAAGGTCCGCGAAGGTATTGGTATGCCCGGTCCTAAGCAGATTCGTAAGCAGCTCACACGCTGGAAAAAACAGCTCGCTTAG
- a CDS encoding addiction module protein: protein MLAENLRKLSKSEKILLINDLWDEIADTEDDFPLSLDTKELLDRRYEAFQANPEEGLPWDEVKKRIQSEL from the coding sequence ATGCTAGCCGAAAATCTCAGAAAGTTGTCCAAGTCCGAAAAGATCCTATTGATCAACGATCTATGGGATGAGATCGCTGACACAGAAGACGATTTTCCGCTGTCACTGGACACAAAAGAGCTACTGGATCGTCGCTACGAAGCATTTCAGGCCAATCCGGAAGAAGGCCTACCTTGGGACGAAGTGAAGAAAAGGATCCAGTCTGAGCTATGA
- a CDS encoding sodium:solute symporter family transporter → MAALEVVLFIVSVVGVIALGIWKSRDEDTTGDKGASDYFLAGRGLTWWLVGFSLIAANISTEQFVGMSGSSANWLGMAIASYEWMAALTLVVVAFWFLPKFLKAGLYTIPEFLEYRFDGVARMAMAIPAIVTLVFVTTSSVIFSGAKFVSEYYNDVPVISNLTAMCWLIAAFAAVYVFVGGLKACAWTDLVWGVALVMGGVVVTYFAFSLLSSTPAEELIATKVANSSATVQDIENASPWERFMLLNDGVDGEAVVQNGANGSGGKVHMVRPKEDSDIPWTALLIGLWIPNFFYWGLNQYIVQRTLGSKSLAEGQKGIVFAAFLKLIIPFVVVIPGILAFNLFSGDLHESAAERNLNTVSSAESAVVFQVDEAFVELQPDLALQVAASNAALAGTSAPASITLSPAEFASTINGLAADAMEADGAVVLANKLVGYDYDSAFPVLVRNLIRPYPWISWFVLAALCGAVISSLASMLNSASTIATMDLYSKFSGDKDPVRLVKIGRFFVVIFVILAGLVAPKLDNFGSIFAYIQEFQGFISPGILAVFIFGFFSPRTPRYFGAVGIGTNVVAYAAFKWAVGPWLVSNGMWYSDSMAFLDRMAVCFFIVLLVGAILTLVSPLRTPVTMPENKEIALETSPIAKFWGIVVVVATIALYAVFW, encoded by the coding sequence ATGGCTGCACTAGAAGTTGTATTGTTCATTGTTTCAGTGGTTGGCGTAATCGCACTCGGCATTTGGAAAAGCCGGGACGAGGACACGACCGGCGATAAGGGTGCCAGCGACTATTTCCTCGCTGGACGCGGATTGACCTGGTGGCTGGTTGGCTTCTCGCTGATCGCCGCTAATATTTCCACCGAGCAATTCGTTGGCATGTCCGGTTCCTCAGCGAACTGGCTTGGAATGGCGATCGCCTCATACGAGTGGATGGCAGCTTTGACGCTGGTGGTCGTAGCCTTCTGGTTCCTGCCTAAATTTCTAAAAGCAGGACTCTACACTATCCCTGAATTTCTCGAATACCGATTCGATGGAGTCGCTCGCATGGCCATGGCCATTCCGGCAATCGTCACTCTCGTTTTCGTTACGACTTCTTCCGTAATCTTCTCCGGAGCCAAGTTCGTTTCGGAATACTACAACGACGTTCCCGTCATCAGCAACTTGACCGCGATGTGCTGGTTGATAGCAGCCTTCGCCGCGGTCTACGTTTTCGTGGGTGGTCTCAAAGCATGCGCTTGGACGGACCTTGTTTGGGGGGTAGCCCTCGTTATGGGCGGCGTGGTTGTGACGTATTTTGCGTTCAGTCTACTTTCAAGCACTCCAGCTGAAGAATTGATCGCAACCAAGGTCGCGAATTCCTCGGCCACTGTGCAGGACATCGAAAACGCCAGCCCTTGGGAGCGTTTCATGCTGCTAAATGATGGGGTTGACGGCGAAGCTGTTGTCCAGAACGGAGCTAACGGCTCTGGCGGCAAGGTGCACATGGTTCGCCCTAAGGAAGACTCCGATATCCCATGGACAGCTCTCTTGATCGGCTTGTGGATTCCGAACTTTTTCTACTGGGGCCTTAACCAGTACATCGTGCAGAGAACCTTGGGTTCCAAGTCCCTTGCCGAGGGGCAAAAGGGTATCGTGTTTGCGGCTTTCTTGAAATTGATCATCCCGTTCGTGGTCGTGATTCCGGGTATCCTGGCTTTCAACTTGTTTAGCGGGGACTTGCACGAATCGGCTGCGGAAAGAAATCTGAATACCGTTTCGAGCGCCGAAAGCGCTGTAGTCTTCCAGGTCGACGAAGCGTTTGTCGAACTGCAGCCAGATCTCGCCCTTCAAGTCGCGGCTAGCAACGCGGCCCTTGCAGGAACGTCCGCTCCTGCAAGCATAACTCTCTCGCCCGCTGAATTCGCCTCGACCATCAACGGCTTGGCCGCTGACGCGATGGAAGCGGATGGTGCAGTAGTCCTCGCGAACAAGCTGGTAGGCTACGACTATGACTCGGCATTCCCGGTTTTGGTTAGAAACCTGATTCGCCCTTATCCATGGATCTCCTGGTTCGTGCTAGCCGCCCTCTGTGGAGCGGTGATCAGCTCTTTGGCATCCATGCTCAATTCCGCTTCTACCATCGCCACTATGGACCTCTACTCCAAATTCTCTGGGGACAAGGATCCGGTTCGCTTGGTAAAAATCGGTCGCTTCTTCGTAGTCATATTCGTAATCCTCGCCGGCTTGGTGGCTCCGAAGTTGGATAATTTCGGCAGCATTTTCGCCTACATTCAGGAGTTCCAAGGCTTCATCTCCCCAGGTATCCTAGCCGTTTTCATTTTTGGCTTCTTCTCGCCACGCACCCCTCGCTACTTCGGAGCTGTGGGTATCGGAACCAACGTGGTTGCCTATGCTGCATTTAAATGGGCAGTCGGTCCATGGCTCGTTTCCAATGGAATGTGGTATTCGGACTCCATGGCGTTCCTCGATCGCATGGCAGTCTGTTTCTTCATCGTGCTATTGGTAGGAGCGATCTTGACTCTGGTGAGCCCTCTGCGAACTCCTGTTACGATGCCGGAAAACAAGGAGATTGCCCTTGAGACTTCGCCAATCGCCAAGTTCTGGGGGATTGTGGTCGTGGTCGCAACGATCGCTCTTTACGCGGTCTTCTGGTAA
- a CDS encoding acyl-CoA thioesterase has translation MSDERIFQQTITVDKSHIDVNGHVNNVVYVQWMQDVAYAHSSSVGYDNKRLSELGSTWVIRSHFVKYHRPALLGDELIAYTWPGSIKKASALRKYKFVRVKDGATVASGESDWVYIDRNTGRPKAIEDEILSVFAELPADEEP, from the coding sequence ATGAGTGACGAGAGGATCTTCCAACAAACGATAACAGTTGATAAATCCCACATAGACGTAAACGGCCACGTAAACAACGTGGTCTACGTGCAATGGATGCAAGATGTGGCCTACGCTCATTCCAGCTCCGTTGGCTATGATAACAAACGGCTCTCGGAATTGGGATCGACTTGGGTCATCCGGAGCCACTTCGTCAAGTACCACCGTCCCGCATTGCTCGGGGACGAACTTATCGCCTACACTTGGCCGGGGTCCATTAAGAAGGCCAGTGCACTTCGCAAATACAAGTTCGTCAGAGTCAAAGATGGAGCCACCGTGGCGAGCGGCGAATCGGACTGGGTCTATATTGACCGAAACACAGGACGGCCTAAGGCTATCGAGGACGAGATCCTTTCCGTGTTCGCGGAACTTCCCGCCGACGAGGAACCATGA